The Oncorhynchus mykiss isolate Arlee chromosome 20, USDA_OmykA_1.1, whole genome shotgun sequence genome includes a region encoding these proteins:
- the LOC110498816 gene encoding neurogenic differentiation factor 2-like isoform X2, with the protein MALHHSLYVTHSALVEYTTLLYLRSWGRDSTAKKQRAWLQPHQLKCPCRSGVDLDWPPGDGLNKRAFATHPAPRRRATMLTRLFSEVLPDVQKLSGWVENSEGEDSKTKEEDMQDDDLDDGDARDGSSRDQSEMAGDDDVDDEDCGDENEGEDTAEKPGPKKRKMTPARIERSKVRRQKANARERTRMHDLNSALDNLRKVVPCYSKTQKLSKIETLRLAKNYIWALGEILRNGKRPDVVSYVQTLCKGLSQPTTNLVAGCLQLNSRNFLTEQCPDGARFHVPNSSFSVHPYSYQCPRLSSPQCQPGSSRHMRTHNYGYGDAVYPGAISPEYDSPDYGGHHSSPVCVNGNFSSLSYPGQLSGGEFRCCNREM; encoded by the exons ATGGCCTTGCATCATAGCTTGTATGTAACCCACTCAGCCCTGGTAGAGTATACCACACTACTGTATCTGCGTAGTTGGGGTAGGGATAGCACAGCGAAAAAGCAGCGAGCTTGGCTTCAGCCGCACCAATTGAAGTGTCCATGCAGGAGCGGTGTGGACTTGGACTGGCCACCCGGAGATGGTCTAAACAAACGCGCTTTCGCCACTCACCCAGCTCCAAGACGGCG TGCCACCATGTTGACAAGGCTATTCAGCGAGGTTCTGCCGGATGTCCAGAAGCTCTCGGGTTGGGTGGAGAACAGCGAGGGCGAGGACTCCAAAACCAAGGAGGAAGACATGCAAGACGACGACTTGGATGACGGCGACGCCAGAGATGGAAGCAGCCGGGATCAGTCCGAGATGGCTGGGGATGATGACGTCGACGATGAGGACTGTGGTGATGAGAACGAGGGGGAAGACACAGCCGAAAAGCCCGGGCCAAAGAAACGCAAGATGACGCCAGCACGAATTGAGCGCTCCAAGGTGCGGCGTCAAAAAGCCAACGCACGAGAGAGAACGCGTATGCATGATTTGAACTCTGCGCTGGACAACTTGCGCAAAGTAGTCCCCTGTTATTCCAAAACGCAAAAACTCTCAAAGATAGAGACGCTGAGACTTGCCAAGAATTACATTTGGGCGCTCGGGGAGATCTTGCGCAATGGGAAAAGGCCAGATGTAGTATCCTACGTGCAGACACTGTGCAAGGGCCTGTCCCAGCCCACCACAAATCTAGTAGCTGGTTGTCTGCAGCTCAACTCTCGGAACTTCTTGACAGAGCAGTGTCCTGACGGGGCCCGGTTTCATGTCCCCAACTCCTCTTTCTCCGTGCACCCTTACTCCTACCAGTGTCCCCGTCTGTCTAGCCCTCAGTGCCAACCCGGCTCCAGTCGGCATATGAGGACCCATAACTACGGCTACGGCGACGCGGTCTACCCAGGGGCAATCTCCCCAGAGTACGACAGCCCAGACTATGGGGGCCATCACAGCTCGCCTGTGTGCGTCAACGGCAACTTTTCC TCCCTGTCTTATCCTGGACAGTTAAGTGGTGGAGAGTTTAGGTGCTGTAATAGAGAAATGTAG
- the LOC110498816 gene encoding neurogenic differentiation factor 2-like isoform X1 encodes MALHHSLYVTHSALVEYTTLLYLRSWGRDSTAKKQRAWLQPHQLKCPCRSGVDLDWPPGDGLNKRAFATHPAPRRRATMLTRLFSEVLPDVQKLSGWVENSEGEDSKTKEEDMQDDDLDDGDARDGSSRDQSEMAGDDDVDDEDCGDENEGEDTAEKPGPKKRKMTPARIERSKVRRQKANARERTRMHDLNSALDNLRKVVPCYSKTQKLSKIETLRLAKNYIWALGEILRNGKRPDVVSYVQTLCKGLSQPTTNLVAGCLQLNSRNFLTEQCPDGARFHVPNSSFSVHPYSYQCPRLSSPQCQPGSSRHMRTHNYGYGDAVYPGAISPEYDSPDYGGHHSSPVCVNGNFSVSQQECGSPDTDMNYHYAMHYSGLSASRATAVHGLAFGTSGARSGSAHSENVPPPFHDIHLLHHDRTPVYEELNVLYHN; translated from the exons ATGGCCTTGCATCATAGCTTGTATGTAACCCACTCAGCCCTGGTAGAGTATACCACACTACTGTATCTGCGTAGTTGGGGTAGGGATAGCACAGCGAAAAAGCAGCGAGCTTGGCTTCAGCCGCACCAATTGAAGTGTCCATGCAGGAGCGGTGTGGACTTGGACTGGCCACCCGGAGATGGTCTAAACAAACGCGCTTTCGCCACTCACCCAGCTCCAAGACGGCG TGCCACCATGTTGACAAGGCTATTCAGCGAGGTTCTGCCGGATGTCCAGAAGCTCTCGGGTTGGGTGGAGAACAGCGAGGGCGAGGACTCCAAAACCAAGGAGGAAGACATGCAAGACGACGACTTGGATGACGGCGACGCCAGAGATGGAAGCAGCCGGGATCAGTCCGAGATGGCTGGGGATGATGACGTCGACGATGAGGACTGTGGTGATGAGAACGAGGGGGAAGACACAGCCGAAAAGCCCGGGCCAAAGAAACGCAAGATGACGCCAGCACGAATTGAGCGCTCCAAGGTGCGGCGTCAAAAAGCCAACGCACGAGAGAGAACGCGTATGCATGATTTGAACTCTGCGCTGGACAACTTGCGCAAAGTAGTCCCCTGTTATTCCAAAACGCAAAAACTCTCAAAGATAGAGACGCTGAGACTTGCCAAGAATTACATTTGGGCGCTCGGGGAGATCTTGCGCAATGGGAAAAGGCCAGATGTAGTATCCTACGTGCAGACACTGTGCAAGGGCCTGTCCCAGCCCACCACAAATCTAGTAGCTGGTTGTCTGCAGCTCAACTCTCGGAACTTCTTGACAGAGCAGTGTCCTGACGGGGCCCGGTTTCATGTCCCCAACTCCTCTTTCTCCGTGCACCCTTACTCCTACCAGTGTCCCCGTCTGTCTAGCCCTCAGTGCCAACCCGGCTCCAGTCGGCATATGAGGACCCATAACTACGGCTACGGCGACGCGGTCTACCCAGGGGCAATCTCCCCAGAGTACGACAGCCCAGACTATGGGGGCCATCACAGCTCGCCTGTGTGCGTCAACGGCAACTTTTCCGTGAGTCAACAGGAGTGTGGGTCGCCGGACACAGACATGAACTATCACTATGCTATGCACTACTCTGGACTGTCTGCTTCGCGCGCCACTGCTGTCCACGGACTAGCGTTCGGCACATCGGGAGCGCGCAGTGGTTCCGCGCACTCTGAAAACGTGCCGCCGCCATTTCATGACATACACTTATTACACCATGACAGGACGCCCGTGTACGAGGAACTTAACGTCCTTTACCACAACTGA
- the LOC110498816 gene encoding neurogenic differentiation factor 2-like isoform X3: MALHHSLYVTHSALVEYTTLLYLRSWGRDSTAKKQRAWLQPHQLKCPCRSGVDLDWPPGDGLNKRAFATHPAPRRRATMLTRLFSEVLPDVQKLSGWVENSEGEDSKTKEEDMQDDDLDDGDARDGSSRDQSEMAGDDDVDDEDCGDENEGEDTAEKPGPKKRKMTPARIERSKVRRQKANARERTRMHDLNSALDNLRKVVPCYSKTQKLSKIETLRLAKNYIWALGEILRNGKRPDVVSYVQTLCKGLSQPTTNLVAGCLQLNSRNFLTEQCPDGARFHVPNSSFSVHPYSYQCPRLSSPQCQPGSSRHMRTHNYGYGDAVYPGAISPEYDSPDYGGHHSSPVCVNGNFSADVLGWTALIEKINLT; the protein is encoded by the exons ATGGCCTTGCATCATAGCTTGTATGTAACCCACTCAGCCCTGGTAGAGTATACCACACTACTGTATCTGCGTAGTTGGGGTAGGGATAGCACAGCGAAAAAGCAGCGAGCTTGGCTTCAGCCGCACCAATTGAAGTGTCCATGCAGGAGCGGTGTGGACTTGGACTGGCCACCCGGAGATGGTCTAAACAAACGCGCTTTCGCCACTCACCCAGCTCCAAGACGGCG TGCCACCATGTTGACAAGGCTATTCAGCGAGGTTCTGCCGGATGTCCAGAAGCTCTCGGGTTGGGTGGAGAACAGCGAGGGCGAGGACTCCAAAACCAAGGAGGAAGACATGCAAGACGACGACTTGGATGACGGCGACGCCAGAGATGGAAGCAGCCGGGATCAGTCCGAGATGGCTGGGGATGATGACGTCGACGATGAGGACTGTGGTGATGAGAACGAGGGGGAAGACACAGCCGAAAAGCCCGGGCCAAAGAAACGCAAGATGACGCCAGCACGAATTGAGCGCTCCAAGGTGCGGCGTCAAAAAGCCAACGCACGAGAGAGAACGCGTATGCATGATTTGAACTCTGCGCTGGACAACTTGCGCAAAGTAGTCCCCTGTTATTCCAAAACGCAAAAACTCTCAAAGATAGAGACGCTGAGACTTGCCAAGAATTACATTTGGGCGCTCGGGGAGATCTTGCGCAATGGGAAAAGGCCAGATGTAGTATCCTACGTGCAGACACTGTGCAAGGGCCTGTCCCAGCCCACCACAAATCTAGTAGCTGGTTGTCTGCAGCTCAACTCTCGGAACTTCTTGACAGAGCAGTGTCCTGACGGGGCCCGGTTTCATGTCCCCAACTCCTCTTTCTCCGTGCACCCTTACTCCTACCAGTGTCCCCGTCTGTCTAGCCCTCAGTGCCAACCCGGCTCCAGTCGGCATATGAGGACCCATAACTACGGCTACGGCGACGCGGTCTACCCAGGGGCAATCTCCCCAGAGTACGACAGCCCAGACTATGGGGGCCATCACAGCTCGCCTGTGTGCGTCAACGGCAACTTTTCC GCTGATGTGTTGGGGTGGACTGCTTTGATAGAGAAAATCAACctcacataa
- the LOC110498816 gene encoding neurogenic differentiation factor 2-like isoform X4 produces the protein MLTRLFSEVLPDVQKLSGWVENSEGEDSKTKEEDMQDDDLDDGDARDGSSRDQSEMAGDDDVDDEDCGDENEGEDTAEKPGPKKRKMTPARIERSKVRRQKANARERTRMHDLNSALDNLRKVVPCYSKTQKLSKIETLRLAKNYIWALGEILRNGKRPDVVSYVQTLCKGLSQPTTNLVAGCLQLNSRNFLTEQCPDGARFHVPNSSFSVHPYSYQCPRLSSPQCQPGSSRHMRTHNYGYGDAVYPGAISPEYDSPDYGGHHSSPVCVNGNFSVSQQECGSPDTDMNYHYAMHYSGLSASRATAVHGLAFGTSGARSGSAHSENVPPPFHDIHLLHHDRTPVYEELNVLYHN, from the coding sequence ATGTTGACAAGGCTATTCAGCGAGGTTCTGCCGGATGTCCAGAAGCTCTCGGGTTGGGTGGAGAACAGCGAGGGCGAGGACTCCAAAACCAAGGAGGAAGACATGCAAGACGACGACTTGGATGACGGCGACGCCAGAGATGGAAGCAGCCGGGATCAGTCCGAGATGGCTGGGGATGATGACGTCGACGATGAGGACTGTGGTGATGAGAACGAGGGGGAAGACACAGCCGAAAAGCCCGGGCCAAAGAAACGCAAGATGACGCCAGCACGAATTGAGCGCTCCAAGGTGCGGCGTCAAAAAGCCAACGCACGAGAGAGAACGCGTATGCATGATTTGAACTCTGCGCTGGACAACTTGCGCAAAGTAGTCCCCTGTTATTCCAAAACGCAAAAACTCTCAAAGATAGAGACGCTGAGACTTGCCAAGAATTACATTTGGGCGCTCGGGGAGATCTTGCGCAATGGGAAAAGGCCAGATGTAGTATCCTACGTGCAGACACTGTGCAAGGGCCTGTCCCAGCCCACCACAAATCTAGTAGCTGGTTGTCTGCAGCTCAACTCTCGGAACTTCTTGACAGAGCAGTGTCCTGACGGGGCCCGGTTTCATGTCCCCAACTCCTCTTTCTCCGTGCACCCTTACTCCTACCAGTGTCCCCGTCTGTCTAGCCCTCAGTGCCAACCCGGCTCCAGTCGGCATATGAGGACCCATAACTACGGCTACGGCGACGCGGTCTACCCAGGGGCAATCTCCCCAGAGTACGACAGCCCAGACTATGGGGGCCATCACAGCTCGCCTGTGTGCGTCAACGGCAACTTTTCCGTGAGTCAACAGGAGTGTGGGTCGCCGGACACAGACATGAACTATCACTATGCTATGCACTACTCTGGACTGTCTGCTTCGCGCGCCACTGCTGTCCACGGACTAGCGTTCGGCACATCGGGAGCGCGCAGTGGTTCCGCGCACTCTGAAAACGTGCCGCCGCCATTTCATGACATACACTTATTACACCATGACAGGACGCCCGTGTACGAGGAACTTAACGTCCTTTACCACAACTGA